A genome region from Sphingobacteriaceae bacterium GW460-11-11-14-LB5 includes the following:
- a CDS encoding magnesium chelatase, which translates to MEQEQFNPRTDLSALNEAVNQIRNVLGNIIIGQKQVIDFLIVGLLADGHILIEGVPGVAKTLSAKLLAKSIDAQFSRVQFTPDLMPSDVLGTPIFNTKTGDFEFRKGPIFGNIILVDEINRAPAKTQSALFEVMEERQVTIDGHTYIMDEPFMVLATQNPIEQEGTYRLPEAQLDRFLFKIEVKYPSLEEETAILMAQHTLVNKTLLDEVKAVLSVQQIQGARAIIRNLFVEPKLLEFIAKIVNETRNNSSLYLGASPRASLAIVHSAKAFAAIQNRDFVTPEDIIAVAGPVLAHRILLSPEKEMEGLTTSDIVNQIIKKIEVPR; encoded by the coding sequence ATGGAACAAGAACAGTTTAACCCACGTACCGATTTAAGCGCCTTAAATGAAGCGGTAAATCAGATCAGAAATGTACTTGGAAATATCATTATCGGCCAAAAACAGGTTATTGATTTCTTAATTGTTGGTTTGCTTGCCGATGGGCACATCTTAATTGAGGGTGTACCGGGAGTAGCCAAAACACTTAGCGCAAAGTTGCTTGCAAAATCGATAGATGCACAATTTTCGAGGGTGCAGTTTACGCCCGATTTAATGCCATCGGATGTTTTAGGAACCCCGATATTTAATACCAAAACAGGAGATTTCGAATTTAGGAAAGGCCCTATTTTTGGCAATATTATTCTGGTTGATGAGATTAACCGTGCACCTGCAAAAACCCAATCGGCCTTGTTCGAGGTAATGGAAGAGCGCCAGGTAACTATTGACGGCCACACCTATATTATGGATGAACCTTTTATGGTATTGGCCACACAGAACCCGATTGAACAGGAAGGAACATATCGCCTGCCTGAGGCCCAACTGGATAGGTTTTTATTCAAAATAGAGGTTAAATACCCTTCATTGGAAGAGGAAACTGCAATTTTGATGGCGCAGCACACTTTAGTGAATAAAACATTATTAGACGAAGTGAAAGCAGTATTATCTGTTCAACAGATACAAGGAGCCAGGGCAATCATCCGCAATTTATTTGTAGAGCCAAAATTATTGGAGTTTATCGCCAAAATCGTAAATGAAACCCGGAACAATTCATCACTTTACCTGGGGGCTTCGCCAAGGGCATCGCTAGCCATTGTACACAGTGCAAAAGCCTTTGCTGCGATTCAAAACCGCGATTTTGTTACACCTGAAGATATTATTGCCGTTGCAGGGCCTGTATTGGCGCACCGGATATTATTATCACCTGAAAAGGAAATGGAGGGATTAACCACAAGCGACATTGTTAACCAGATTATTAAAAAAATTGAAGTACCGAGGTAG